One window of the Salvia miltiorrhiza cultivar Shanhuang (shh) chromosome 6, IMPLAD_Smil_shh, whole genome shotgun sequence genome contains the following:
- the LOC130988659 gene encoding transcription factor BIM2-like isoform X1, whose protein sequence is MGRTASHVEDEETHDSSSPTDYKRVDQKANALRSKHSETEQRRRSKINERFQILRDLIPENDQKRDKASFLLEVIQYIQFLQEKLQMYEGSCQGWSSESTKCLPLRINSGPDESFVDQTQFERNFYGHEDNVHPVLLSNAQNSVESDLTGVTLYKSAVNPPMTTQALAMAMPLPAAIFESLPGQPHQGSFTEADQLNFWQGRSCADDCSVPVYSANGEELKSESGEASISNVYSQGLLNSLKCSLQSSGVDLSQTNISVQLDVGKQTTGGNTNPVISIKDQENASGLCYGSSVNVVFVCEGARCSNIHSKAWITVHAMLCARLVFLFRGYEVIDICLNLIPLSSSKRESKLVAVAIGKFSSTMILCFGTIALG, encoded by the exons ATGGGAAGAACTGCGAGCCACGTAGAAGACGAAGAAACTCACGATAGCTCTTCCCCTACAG ACTACAAAAGAGTTGATCAGAAGGCAAACGCTTTACGTTCCAAGCATTCAGAGACGGAGCAACGCAGAAGGAGCAAAATCAATGAGAG ATTTCAAATTTTGAGGGACCTGATACCCGAAAATGATCAAAAAAGGGATAAAGCTTCGTTTTTGTTGGAG GTTATACAGTATATCCAGTTCTTACAGGAGAAGTTGCAGATGTATGAGGGATCTTGTCAAGGTTGGAGCTCAGAGTCCACAAAGTGTTTGCCGCTG AGAATTAATTCTGGGCCAGATGAAAGCTTCGTTGACCAGACCCAATTTGAAAGGAACTTTTATGGTCACGAAGACAATGTTCACCCAGTCCTGCTAAGTAATGCGCAGAACTCAGTGGAATCGGACTTAACTGGAGTTACCTTATATAAATCAGCAGTTAACCCACCCATGACAACACAAGCCCTTGCTATGGCCATGCCTCTGCCAGCAGCTATATTTGAGAGTTTGCCTGGCCAGCCCCACCAAGGATCTTTTACTGAAGCCGACCAATTGAACTTTTGGCAGGGTAGATCATGTGCAGATGATTGTTCTGTTCCTGTCTACTCTGCAAATGGGGAAGAACTGAAGAGTGAGAGTGGTGAAGCTAGTATCTCAAATGTCTACTCTCAAGG GTTGTTGAATTCCTTAAAGTGTTCACTACAATCGTCAGGGGTCGATTTGTCCCAAACCAACATTTCTGTGCAGCTGGATGTTGGAAAACAAACTACTGGTGGAAATACCAATCCCGTAATCTCTATCAAG GATCAAGAGAATGCCTCCGGTCTCTGCTATGGATCTTCTGTAAATGTTG TTTTTGTTTGTGAGGGAGCAAGATGTTCTAACATCCATTCAAAAGCGTGGATCACTGTACATGCTATGCTCTGTGCTAGGCTTGTATTCCTGTTCAGAGGTTATGAAGTAATCGATATTTGTCTGAATCTGATTCCACTGTCTTCCAGCAAGCGAGAAAGTAAATTGGTGGCAGTAGCTATCGGGAAATTTTCATCAACGATGATTCTCTGCTTTGGCACGATTGCGTTGGGTTAA
- the LOC130988659 gene encoding transcription factor BIM2-like isoform X3 produces MGRTASHVEDEETHDSSSPTDYKRVDQKANALRSKHSETEQRRRSKINERFQILRDLIPENDQKRDKASFLLEVIQYIQFLQEKLQMYEGSCQGWSSESTKCLPLRINSGPDESFVDQTQFERNFYGHEDNVHPVLLSNAQNSVESDLTGVTLYKSAVNPPMTTQALAMAMPLPAAIFESLPGQPHQGSFTEADQLNFWQGRSCADDCSVPVYSANGEELKSESGEASISNVYSQGLLNSLKCSLQSSGVDLSQTNISVQLDVGKQTTGGNTNPVISIKDQENASGLCYGSSVNVASEKVNWWQ; encoded by the exons ATGGGAAGAACTGCGAGCCACGTAGAAGACGAAGAAACTCACGATAGCTCTTCCCCTACAG ACTACAAAAGAGTTGATCAGAAGGCAAACGCTTTACGTTCCAAGCATTCAGAGACGGAGCAACGCAGAAGGAGCAAAATCAATGAGAG ATTTCAAATTTTGAGGGACCTGATACCCGAAAATGATCAAAAAAGGGATAAAGCTTCGTTTTTGTTGGAG GTTATACAGTATATCCAGTTCTTACAGGAGAAGTTGCAGATGTATGAGGGATCTTGTCAAGGTTGGAGCTCAGAGTCCACAAAGTGTTTGCCGCTG AGAATTAATTCTGGGCCAGATGAAAGCTTCGTTGACCAGACCCAATTTGAAAGGAACTTTTATGGTCACGAAGACAATGTTCACCCAGTCCTGCTAAGTAATGCGCAGAACTCAGTGGAATCGGACTTAACTGGAGTTACCTTATATAAATCAGCAGTTAACCCACCCATGACAACACAAGCCCTTGCTATGGCCATGCCTCTGCCAGCAGCTATATTTGAGAGTTTGCCTGGCCAGCCCCACCAAGGATCTTTTACTGAAGCCGACCAATTGAACTTTTGGCAGGGTAGATCATGTGCAGATGATTGTTCTGTTCCTGTCTACTCTGCAAATGGGGAAGAACTGAAGAGTGAGAGTGGTGAAGCTAGTATCTCAAATGTCTACTCTCAAGG GTTGTTGAATTCCTTAAAGTGTTCACTACAATCGTCAGGGGTCGATTTGTCCCAAACCAACATTTCTGTGCAGCTGGATGTTGGAAAACAAACTACTGGTGGAAATACCAATCCCGTAATCTCTATCAAG GATCAAGAGAATGCCTCCGGTCTCTGCTATGGATCTTCTGTAAATGTTG CAAGCGAGAAAGTAAATTGGTGGCAGTAG
- the LOC130988659 gene encoding transcription factor BIM2-like isoform X4, whose protein sequence is MYEGSCQGWSSESTKCLPLRINSGPDESFVDQTQFERNFYGHEDNVHPVLLSNAQNSVESDLTGVTLYKSAVNPPMTTQALAMAMPLPAAIFESLPGQPHQGSFTEADQLNFWQGRSCADDCSVPVYSANGEELKSESGEASISNVYSQGLLNSLKCSLQSSGVDLSQTNISVQLDVGKQTTGGNTNPVISIKDQENASGLCYGSSVNVVFVCEGARCSNIHSKAWITVHAMLCARLVFLFRGYEVIDICLNLIPLSSSKRESKLVAVAIGKFSSTMILCFGTIALG, encoded by the exons ATGTATGAGGGATCTTGTCAAGGTTGGAGCTCAGAGTCCACAAAGTGTTTGCCGCTG AGAATTAATTCTGGGCCAGATGAAAGCTTCGTTGACCAGACCCAATTTGAAAGGAACTTTTATGGTCACGAAGACAATGTTCACCCAGTCCTGCTAAGTAATGCGCAGAACTCAGTGGAATCGGACTTAACTGGAGTTACCTTATATAAATCAGCAGTTAACCCACCCATGACAACACAAGCCCTTGCTATGGCCATGCCTCTGCCAGCAGCTATATTTGAGAGTTTGCCTGGCCAGCCCCACCAAGGATCTTTTACTGAAGCCGACCAATTGAACTTTTGGCAGGGTAGATCATGTGCAGATGATTGTTCTGTTCCTGTCTACTCTGCAAATGGGGAAGAACTGAAGAGTGAGAGTGGTGAAGCTAGTATCTCAAATGTCTACTCTCAAGG GTTGTTGAATTCCTTAAAGTGTTCACTACAATCGTCAGGGGTCGATTTGTCCCAAACCAACATTTCTGTGCAGCTGGATGTTGGAAAACAAACTACTGGTGGAAATACCAATCCCGTAATCTCTATCAAG GATCAAGAGAATGCCTCCGGTCTCTGCTATGGATCTTCTGTAAATGTTG TTTTTGTTTGTGAGGGAGCAAGATGTTCTAACATCCATTCAAAAGCGTGGATCACTGTACATGCTATGCTCTGTGCTAGGCTTGTATTCCTGTTCAGAGGTTATGAAGTAATCGATATTTGTCTGAATCTGATTCCACTGTCTTCCAGCAAGCGAGAAAGTAAATTGGTGGCAGTAGCTATCGGGAAATTTTCATCAACGATGATTCTCTGCTTTGGCACGATTGCGTTGGGTTAA
- the LOC130988659 gene encoding transcription factor BIM2-like isoform X2, with the protein MGRTASHVEDEETHDSSSPTDYKRVDQKANALRSKHSETEQRRRSKINERFQILRDLIPENDQKRDKASFLLEVIQYIQFLQEKLQMYEGSCQGWSSESTKCLPLRINSGPDESFVDQTQFERNFYGHEDNVHPVLLSNAQNSVESDLTGVTLYKSAVNPPMTTQALAMAMPLPAAIFESLPGQPHQGSFTEADQLNFWQGRSCADDCSVPVYSANGEELKSESGEASISNVYSQGLLNSLKCSLQSSGVDLSQTNISVQLDVGKQTTGGNTNPVISIKDQENASGLCYGSSVNVVFVCEGARCSNIHSKAWITVHAMLCARLVFLFRASEKVNWWQ; encoded by the exons ATGGGAAGAACTGCGAGCCACGTAGAAGACGAAGAAACTCACGATAGCTCTTCCCCTACAG ACTACAAAAGAGTTGATCAGAAGGCAAACGCTTTACGTTCCAAGCATTCAGAGACGGAGCAACGCAGAAGGAGCAAAATCAATGAGAG ATTTCAAATTTTGAGGGACCTGATACCCGAAAATGATCAAAAAAGGGATAAAGCTTCGTTTTTGTTGGAG GTTATACAGTATATCCAGTTCTTACAGGAGAAGTTGCAGATGTATGAGGGATCTTGTCAAGGTTGGAGCTCAGAGTCCACAAAGTGTTTGCCGCTG AGAATTAATTCTGGGCCAGATGAAAGCTTCGTTGACCAGACCCAATTTGAAAGGAACTTTTATGGTCACGAAGACAATGTTCACCCAGTCCTGCTAAGTAATGCGCAGAACTCAGTGGAATCGGACTTAACTGGAGTTACCTTATATAAATCAGCAGTTAACCCACCCATGACAACACAAGCCCTTGCTATGGCCATGCCTCTGCCAGCAGCTATATTTGAGAGTTTGCCTGGCCAGCCCCACCAAGGATCTTTTACTGAAGCCGACCAATTGAACTTTTGGCAGGGTAGATCATGTGCAGATGATTGTTCTGTTCCTGTCTACTCTGCAAATGGGGAAGAACTGAAGAGTGAGAGTGGTGAAGCTAGTATCTCAAATGTCTACTCTCAAGG GTTGTTGAATTCCTTAAAGTGTTCACTACAATCGTCAGGGGTCGATTTGTCCCAAACCAACATTTCTGTGCAGCTGGATGTTGGAAAACAAACTACTGGTGGAAATACCAATCCCGTAATCTCTATCAAG GATCAAGAGAATGCCTCCGGTCTCTGCTATGGATCTTCTGTAAATGTTG TTTTTGTTTGTGAGGGAGCAAGATGTTCTAACATCCATTCAAAAGCGTGGATCACTGTACATGCTATGCTCTGTGCTAGGCTTGTATTCCTGTTCAGAG CAAGCGAGAAAGTAAATTGGTGGCAGTAG